The following proteins come from a genomic window of Anopheles ziemanni chromosome 3, idAnoZiCoDA_A2_x.2, whole genome shotgun sequence:
- the LOC131286636 gene encoding sphingolipid delta(4)-desaturase DES1, producing the protein MGQHVSRTDFEWTYTEEPHASRRKMILEKYPQIKKLFGYDPQFKWVASAMVLTQFAMLFVVKDQSWKIIFLLAYCLGGVINHSLMLACHEIAHNLAFGHARPMANRLFGFFCNLPIGLPMSVSFKKYHLEHHRYQGDEVIDTDLPTYLEAKLFCTTLGKFFWVFLQPMFYIFRPLVVNPKPPQKLELVNGVIQLVFNTIVVYYFGWKVMVYLIVGSLLAMGLHPVAGHFISEHYMFAKGFETYSYYGPLNWITFNVGYHNEHHDFPAVPGRLLPEVKRIAPEFYDNIPQHTSWTRVLYDFITDPTIGPYARIKRKARGLDS; encoded by the coding sequence ATGGGCCAGCATGTCTCCAGGACGGACTTCGAGTGGACGTACACGGAGGAGCCGCACGCAAGCCGGCGTAAAATGATTCTAGAAAAGTACCCGCAGATCAAAAAGCTGTTCGGTTACGATCCCCAGTTCAAGTGGGTAGCGAGCGCAATGGTCCTGACACAATTCGCTATGCTGTTCGTCGTGAAAGACCAAtcgtggaaaattatttttctcctgGCCTACTGCTTGGGTGGAGTGATCAATCATTCGCTTATGTTAGCATGCCACGAGATAGCACACAATCTGGCGTTTGGACACGCGCGACCGATGGCGAATCGATTGTTTGGCTTCTTTTGTAACCTTCCGATCGGGTTACCGATGTCGGTATCGTTCAAAAAGTACCATCTGGAGCACCACCGTTATCAGGGCGACGAAGTGATCGACACGGATCTTCCCACATACTTGGAAGCGAAGCTGTTCTGCACAACGCTTGGCAAATTCTTCTGGGTGTTCTTGCAGCCGATGTTTTACATCTTTCGTCCGCTCGTCGTGAATCCTAAGCCACCTCAGAAATTGGAGCTGGTCAACGGTGTCATCCAGCTGGTGTTCAACACGATAGTTGTGTACTACTTTGGCTGGAAAGTGATGGTTTATCTGATCGTCGGGTCGCTACTAGCGATGGGACTGCATCCCGTTGCCGGGCATTTCATTTCCGAGCACTACATGTTTGCCAAAGGCTTCGAAACATACTCCTACTATGGTCCACTGAACTGGATCACCTTTAACGTGGGATATCACAACGAGCATCACGATTTCCCGGCCGTCCCCGGGCGATTATTACCCGAAGTGAAGCGCATCGCGCCAGAGTTTTACGACAACATCCCGCAGCATACATCCTGGACACGCGTACTATATGATTTTATCACCGACCCCACCATAGGACCCTACGCTAGGATTAAGCGTAAGGCGCGTGGCTTGGACTCGTAA